A genomic region of Methanothermobacter thermautotrophicus str. Delta H contains the following coding sequences:
- a CDS encoding tetratricopeptide repeat protein gives MQGKTLQKLGKHKEALKCYEKALKIDPEYKKAKKALKELTIQKKSTINPNPRIKTSTQQE, from the coding sequence ATGCAAGGAAAAACACTACAAAAACTCGGCAAACACAAAGAAGCACTAAAATGCTATGAAAAAGCCCTGAAAATAGACCCAGAATACAAAAAAGCCAAAAAAGCCCTGAAAGAACTCACCATCCAAAAAAAATCAACCATAAACCCAAATCCCAGGATCAAAACCTCCACACAACAGGAATAG
- a CDS encoding tetratricopeptide repeat protein, protein MNPLKKIKDWIAEGKAGWHLAGGRSSLKQGKYKEALKEFRKALKARPNNPEILHYNAITLLKLKRPEKALECYEKILKNNPKLAEAWNNKGLVLKELGRYDEALECYEKALKINPKYAGAWNNKALVLKELGRYDEALECYEKALQINPKLADAWYNKGSVLIYLKKYKKALKCFEKAIELNPKNYRAWGTKGITLHNLKIYEEALKCYDKVLQLNPQDDKAWNNKGLVFNELGRYDESLECYEKALQINPKLAEAWNNKGVVLSELGRYEEALECYEKALEIDPEDDKTWNNKGLVLEELGKYKDALECFQKALEINPEFADAWKWKGIILEDLKKPEESLKCYKKALKLNPPKQNTMVHARKNTTKTRQTQRSTKML, encoded by the coding sequence ATGAACCCCCTTAAGAAAATAAAGGATTGGATAGCCGAGGGAAAGGCTGGATGGCACCTTGCTGGGGGCCGATCAAGCCTAAAACAGGGAAAATACAAAGAAGCCCTCAAAGAATTCAGGAAAGCCCTCAAAGCAAGACCAAACAACCCAGAAATCCTCCACTACAATGCAATAACACTACTAAAACTCAAAAGACCAGAGAAAGCCTTAGAATGCTATGAAAAAATCCTCAAAAACAATCCAAAACTTGCAGAAGCATGGAACAACAAAGGACTAGTCCTCAAAGAACTTGGGAGATATGATGAGGCACTAGAATGCTATGAAAAAGCACTAAAAATAAATCCAAAGTATGCAGGAGCATGGAACAATAAAGCACTAGTCCTCAAAGAACTTGGGAGATATGATGAGGCACTAGAATGCTATGAAAAAGCATTACAGATAAACCCCAAACTTGCAGATGCATGGTACAATAAAGGCTCCGTTCTAATTTACCTTAAAAAATACAAAAAGGCACTAAAATGTTTCGAAAAAGCCATAGAGCTAAATCCAAAAAATTATAGAGCTTGGGGAACTAAAGGAATAACATTACATAACCTTAAGATATATGAAGAAGCATTAAAATGTTATGACAAAGTTCTCCAATTAAATCCACAAGATGATAAAGCTTGGAACAACAAAGGACTAGTTTTCAATGAACTTGGGAGATATGATGAGTCACTAGAATGCTATGAAAAAGCATTACAGATAAACCCCAAACTTGCAGAAGCATGGAACAACAAAGGAGTAGTCCTCAGTGAACTTGGGAGATATGAGGAGGCACTAGAATGCTATGAAAAAGCCCTGGAAATAGATCCAGAAGACGACAAAACATGGAACAACAAAGGACTAGTCCTCGAAGAACTTGGAAAATATAAGGATGCGCTGGAATGCTTTCAAAAAGCCCTTGAAATAAACCCCGAATTCGCCGATGCATGGAAATGGAAAGGCATAATCCTAGAAGACCTCAAAAAACCAGAGGAATCCCTGAAATGCTACAAGAAAGCCCTCAAACTAAACCCCCCAAAACAAAACACTATGGTACATGCAAGGAAAAACACTACAAAAACTCGGCAAACACAAAGAAGCACTAAAATGCTATGA
- a CDS encoding pseudomurein-binding repeat-containing protein, protein MVVAVRRLLFLLAILSCFCLLGSSSAVSLSYDEICDVSKLIGNYTAQHEKIPSQVVINGKNVSADDYLYASSSTIINLDQGRRVGLSFNSMASPPSPSGTGTGTLQKAGYLQVAKNVKAFMESYGRSPNYASTAIGQVRPESLIYANARIINFYNSTGRLPNYVTVEYVTGKGGIIVRPRADYTYTIQGYNVQFQDKSTGTIQYYKWDFGDQSTSTQKNPVHAYKPGTYKVTLTVQGYGITDTKTITLEVMLATVHVNSTATSSGKPLNLTFKIPLNDTVKWISIGAISSGLFNETIFLVEDGIAYKLAEVTNPFYQANSQSQREIVWQVIAGLNRLIEIYTKLGAEPQVNEYLNNFNLTQAEKIFILTNYNKCIDPLQVSVEYPGEEKVTIANITFPGNKSTRTLLLLYTNGQYIHPPGETGPNIIINDTLIWEASNYDAIITYTLATGKITNQTLQKWLNRTYEPGPLKAAHGTFLTGLEVIYLHDLIAEEAATRYNVTWTRTMPVMVSAGDHSPGTWISLECNHNMAVKAEGTPENIKAFNYARTSAINPIEYYVMEALFPGSDPTSAPTTGIGLTLLNGGSLNILESGNYTLISDGQGRYLIIDHATGIVRDMIYAFMGAYCYYHQQTEWAQELGRTIMSSERLKSLLDGNGTVNLEGLRDSVGKAFMGLIVSMRLALHNPMTFVEIISYGLVGQGLIGVNIAAYATTIAYINSKLNNITGSIKEFIVEHQTYISNDFVEYMLPAVIYVLSKSGGGVILQPVGLCMAIGNGILDFRDHYLPEEYWKYIAYHRTWAHGYELRAYVGEDHCIHYIEIPKDPDGTLRWDEAVYI, encoded by the coding sequence ATGGTGGTGGCTGTGAGGAGGTTATTGTTTCTTCTGGCAATCCTCTCTTGTTTCTGTCTTTTGGGCAGTTCTTCAGCTGTGAGTTTATCCTATGATGAGATTTGTGACGTTTCAAAGCTGATCGGAAACTACACTGCACAACATGAAAAAATACCATCACAGGTTGTGATTAACGGTAAGAATGTGTCGGCAGACGACTACCTCTACGCCTCATCCTCAACCATCATAAACCTCGATCAGGGTAGGAGAGTTGGCTTGTCATTCAATAGTATGGCCTCCCCGCCCAGTCCAAGTGGAACAGGAACAGGAACACTCCAAAAAGCAGGATACTTGCAGGTGGCAAAGAATGTTAAGGCTTTCATGGAATCCTATGGGAGGTCGCCGAATTATGCCAGCACAGCCATTGGACAAGTCCGCCCAGAAAGCCTAATATATGCCAATGCAAGGATAATAAACTTCTACAACAGCACAGGAAGACTACCAAACTATGTAACAGTAGAATATGTTACAGGTAAGGGTGGAATTATAGTAAGGCCAAGGGCAGACTACACCTACACAATACAAGGCTATAATGTCCAATTCCAGGATAAAAGTACAGGGACAATACAATACTACAAATGGGACTTCGGAGACCAAAGCACAAGCACCCAGAAGAATCCAGTACACGCCTACAAACCAGGAACCTACAAAGTAACCCTAACAGTCCAAGGCTATGGCATAACAGACACGAAGACTATTACATTGGAGGTTATGCTTGCAACGGTCCATGTTAATTCCACGGCAACATCCTCTGGGAAGCCCCTAAATTTAACATTTAAAATTCCGCTCAATGACACGGTTAAATGGATTAGTATAGGGGCTATATCTTCGGGCCTATTCAATGAAACAATATTCCTTGTGGAGGATGGCATAGCATACAAACTAGCCGAGGTCACTAACCCATTCTACCAGGCTAACAGCCAGAGTCAAAGAGAAATAGTCTGGCAAGTCATAGCTGGCCTGAACAGACTCATAGAAATTTACACAAAACTCGGAGCAGAACCTCAAGTGAATGAATATCTCAACAACTTCAATTTAACCCAGGCAGAAAAGATATTCATACTCACAAACTATAACAAGTGCATAGACCCTTTACAGGTCAGTGTGGAGTATCCCGGCGAGGAAAAGGTGACAATAGCCAATATAACATTCCCAGGGAACAAATCAACAAGAACACTCCTCCTACTCTACACAAACGGCCAATACATACACCCACCAGGAGAAACAGGACCCAATATCATAATAAACGACACTCTCATCTGGGAGGCTAGCAACTACGACGCCATCATAACCTACACCCTCGCCACAGGGAAGATAACAAACCAGACATTACAAAAGTGGCTAAACAGGACATACGAGCCCGGACCATTAAAGGCAGCCCACGGAACATTCCTAACAGGCCTTGAAGTAATATACCTCCACGATCTCATCGCAGAAGAAGCAGCCACGCGCTATAATGTAACATGGACCAGGACCATGCCAGTGATGGTCTCAGCAGGAGACCACAGCCCAGGGACATGGATAAGCCTCGAATGCAACCACAACATGGCCGTGAAAGCAGAAGGCACACCCGAAAACATTAAAGCATTCAATTATGCGAGAACATCAGCTATAAATCCAATAGAATACTATGTGATGGAGGCCCTCTTCCCAGGATCAGACCCCACAAGCGCGCCCACAACAGGAATAGGCCTAACACTCCTCAACGGCGGGTCACTAAACATCCTCGAAAGCGGGAATTACACGCTTATCAGTGACGGGCAGGGAAGATACCTCATCATAGACCATGCAACAGGGATAGTAAGGGACATGATCTATGCTTTCATGGGAGCATACTGCTACTACCACCAACAAACAGAATGGGCCCAAGAACTTGGCCGAACCATAATGTCCTCTGAAAGGTTAAAGTCACTCTTGGATGGTAATGGCACAGTAAATCTTGAAGGTTTAAGGGATAGTGTGGGAAAAGCCTTCATGGGTCTTATAGTTTCAATGCGACTCGCCCTACATAACCCCATGACCTTTGTTGAAATCATCAGTTATGGCTTGGTGGGTCAGGGCCTCATAGGAGTTAACATAGCAGCATACGCAACAACAATAGCCTACATAAACTCCAAACTCAACAACATTACAGGCAGCATCAAAGAATTTATCGTGGAACATCAAACATACATTTCAAATGATTTTGTTGAATATATGCTTCCAGCAGTAATATATGTATTATCGAAATCTGGTGGTGGGGTAATACTTCAGCCAGTTGGTTTGTGTATGGCTATAGGCAATGGGATACTCGATTTTAGGGATCATTATCTCCCAGAGGAATATTGGAAATATATTGCATATCATCGTACATGGGCTCATGGTTATGAGCTTAGGGCTTATGTTGGTGAGGATCATTGTATACACTATATTGAAATACCGAAGGACCCTGATGGTACTCTACGGTGGGATGAAGCAGTATATATTTAA
- a CDS encoding cysteine peptidase family C39 domain-containing protein, which yields MRTGSTRHTTPNLGINTTEDELADLAGTTEEGTTMQGLLEAAKAKGVNMTGMKLNITELHENMIAYTMSDGVGHYTLIREVNNETVKLADPTMGNIEMSLEEFQEIYTGYALIIKSSDNTEAMENRTASDNQTEHEMNPMNISTDQPIQGTDSAKILSTEEMQNIRGKLWWLPITLYGLGNIIVTVRDKYVPRKYWKYCAYHPPNKRVKAYLGRDHCIHYVEY from the coding sequence CTGCGGACCGGCAGCACTCGCCACACTACTCCAAACCTTGGAATAAACACAACCGAGGATGAACTCGCAGACCTCGCCGGCACCACAGAAGAGGGTACAACAATGCAGGGCCTCCTGGAGGCGGCAAAGGCCAAGGGCGTTAACATGACAGGCATGAAACTGAACATCACAGAACTCCACGAGAACATGATCGCATATACAATGAGTGATGGTGTGGGACACTACACCCTCATCAGGGAAGTCAACAATGAAACCGTTAAACTAGCAGACCCCACCATGGGAAACATAGAAATGTCACTGGAAGAATTCCAAGAAATCTACACAGGATACGCCCTCATAATCAAGAGCAGTGATAACACAGAAGCAATGGAAAACAGAACGGCATCAGACAACCAGACAGAACATGAAATGAATCCAATGAATATCTCAACAGATCAGCCAATACAAGGCACAGACTCAGCTAAAATCCTCAGCACAGAGGAAATGCAGAACATTAGAGGCAAGTTGTGGTGGCTTCCTATTACATTATATGGTTTGGGTAATATAATAGTCACTGTCAGGGATAAGTATGTGCCGCGAAAGTACTGGAAATACTGTGCATATCACCCGCCAAATAAAAGAGTGAAAGCATACTTGGGGCGTGATCACTGTATACATTATGTAGAATACTAA
- a CDS encoding C39 family peptidase, translating to MRKSCLLGLLILLTLAVSFNAAAAAQTPRDNSSNSTNPMDLSTADNLEENFTDPAEFTIDDNITADNTGVVLQTRNYTCGPAALATLLQTLE from the coding sequence ATGAGAAAGTCGTGTCTTTTGGGTTTGCTGATCCTCTTAACACTCGCAGTATCTTTTAACGCTGCTGCGGCCGCACAAACCCCACGGGATAACAGCAGTAACTCCACGAATCCCATGGACTTATCCACAGCAGATAACTTGGAAGAGAACTTCACGGATCCAGCAGAGTTCACTATAGACGATAACATCACAGCAGATAACACCGGCGTGGTCCTGCAGACCAGGAACTACACCTGCGGACCGGCAGCACTCGCCACACTACTCCAAACCTTGGAATAA
- a CDS encoding DUF2769 domain-containing protein, producing the protein MQVDFSMENIRRCLCLECPVQRESRCVRDKKKIMLLITQQDLDSAMRMDTDRVPGVYCSTGRAICRDIDPHEECLCSGCEVWKEHILSESDVSDYFCIKKISR; encoded by the coding sequence ATGCAGGTTGACTTCAGCATGGAGAACATCAGAAGGTGCCTCTGTCTTGAGTGTCCCGTCCAGAGGGAAAGTCGGTGCGTGAGGGATAAGAAGAAGATAATGCTACTCATAACCCAGCAGGACCTTGACAGCGCCATGCGCATGGACACAGACAGGGTTCCAGGGGTCTACTGTTCCACAGGAAGGGCCATTTGCAGGGATATAGATCCACATGAAGAGTGCCTCTGCAGTGGGTGTGAGGTATGGAAGGAGCACATATTATCTGAAAGTGATGTGTCTGACTATTTCTGTATCAAAAAGATATCGAGGTAA
- a CDS encoding DUF2193 domain-containing protein, translating into MAELYEKMVKEAMMAQKADVETIKKNRGKEFKIRDTKAYLDVVQEMKAAGDQSEAVINLHKNSVKAHYEILDSLTDTIRPEDDPFVEHYQTPVVLEILRDEDSEFEKSLQAFIDAIEKSEALIGKEAIRRYGGFYGPTCVVDFALMPGSTSNVVNRILRETDIPEMHKQAILSEKSWGMNTSYGIGEVFANELERGATAAEAARKEIEMVKYIYEEPVEAQAKLMDDHGHESFDVREYMSRYRKEMEATVRAAMDDGVHYGNILTVPAYCVGDISHHIAQSTYNMCKDDVVMAIIEATTEVMDSTLNSAVSSFKSEYDVLSLATGSSACAVEYILELDGFNAIGVVDLLTKRFHNYVQLYPTRGAAAELHNSDFMDMIYRGWTHIDKARRMLNGKEGPLEPMVGDYKVDLSPIHENEVIMNPQRYTYPACAITVRFSALMRLADYPCLLTSEPVTATLMTNIIALHKESAASPARTCKNCAAAALIDFRHNHCQWREAV; encoded by the coding sequence ATGGCTGAGTTGTACGAAAAAATGGTAAAAGAGGCCATGATGGCCCAGAAAGCCGATGTGGAGACCATAAAAAAGAACAGGGGAAAAGAGTTTAAAATAAGGGATACGAAGGCCTACCTGGACGTTGTGCAGGAAATGAAGGCTGCAGGAGACCAGAGCGAGGCGGTGATAAACCTGCACAAAAACTCAGTGAAGGCCCACTATGAGATACTTGACAGCCTGACAGACACCATAAGACCAGAGGACGACCCATTCGTGGAACACTACCAGACACCTGTGGTCCTTGAAATACTCCGGGATGAGGACAGCGAATTTGAAAAGAGCCTCCAGGCATTCATAGATGCCATAGAAAAGTCTGAGGCACTTATAGGAAAAGAGGCAATAAGAAGGTACGGTGGATTCTACGGCCCAACATGTGTGGTTGACTTCGCCCTCATGCCGGGCAGCACGAGCAACGTGGTGAACAGGATTCTCAGGGAGACCGACATCCCCGAGATGCACAAACAGGCAATACTATCAGAAAAATCATGGGGTATGAACACCTCATATGGTATCGGGGAGGTATTTGCAAACGAACTTGAGAGGGGGGCAACCGCCGCAGAGGCAGCCCGGAAGGAAATCGAAATGGTGAAATACATCTATGAGGAGCCAGTGGAGGCCCAGGCAAAACTCATGGACGACCATGGTCATGAATCATTCGATGTAAGGGAGTACATGTCCCGCTACAGGAAGGAGATGGAGGCAACCGTCAGGGCAGCCATGGATGACGGGGTACACTACGGTAACATACTCACTGTACCAGCATACTGTGTTGGTGACATATCACACCACATAGCCCAGTCCACCTACAACATGTGCAAGGACGACGTTGTCATGGCCATAATAGAGGCAACCACCGAGGTCATGGACAGCACACTCAACAGCGCAGTATCATCATTCAAGAGTGAATACGATGTCCTTAGCCTTGCAACAGGGTCATCTGCATGTGCTGTTGAGTACATACTAGAACTTGACGGCTTCAATGCAATAGGTGTTGTCGACCTCCTCACAAAGAGGTTCCACAACTATGTCCAGCTATACCCCACAAGGGGAGCTGCAGCTGAACTGCACAACAGCGACTTCATGGACATGATATACCGTGGATGGACACACATAGATAAGGCAAGGAGGATGCTGAACGGAAAAGAGGGGCCACTTGAACCCATGGTCGGCGACTACAAGGTTGATCTCTCACCTATACACGAAAATGAAGTCATAATGAACCCACAGCGCTACACATACCCGGCATGTGCAATAACAGTGAGGTTCTCAGCCCTCATGAGACTTGCTGACTACCCATGCCTCCTTACAAGTGAACCGGTCACCGCAACACTCATGACCAACATAATCGCACTCCACAAGGAGAGCGCTGCATCACCTGCAAGGACATGTAAGAACTGCGCAGCAGCAGCCCTAATTGACTTCAGGCACAACCACTGTCAGTGGAGAGAAGCTGTATAG
- a CDS encoding DUF2180 family protein translates to MKCYVCAEQGKDTDAVAICIVCGMGLCTEHAIREETEIWSGGYPFPAEKVKGTLPRILCPYCYNVMKED, encoded by the coding sequence ATGAAATGTTATGTCTGCGCCGAACAGGGCAAGGACACCGATGCGGTTGCAATATGTATAGTCTGCGGAATGGGGCTCTGCACCGAGCACGCCATAAGGGAGGAAACCGAGATCTGGAGCGGAGGCTACCCCTTCCCGGCAGAGAAGGTTAAGGGTACACTGCCCAGGATACTCTGCCCCTACTGCTACAACGTCATGAAGGAGGATTGA
- a CDS encoding MIP/aquaporin family protein, whose amino-acid sequence MVSLTKRCIAEFIGTFFLVFFGAGAAAITLMIASGGTAPNPFNIGIGLLGGLGDWVAIGLAFGFAIAASIYALGNISGCHINPAVTIGLWSVKKFPGRDVVPYIIAQLLGAAFASFIFLQCAGITAATIGGLGATAPFPGIGYWQAMLAETVGTFLLMITIMGIAVDERAPKGFAGIIIGLTVAGIITTIGNITGSSLNPARTFGPYLNDMVFAGTNLWNYFPIYVIGPVVGAVLAALTYQYLTSE is encoded by the coding sequence ATGGTATCCCTTACAAAGAGGTGTATCGCTGAGTTTATAGGCACATTCTTTCTGGTGTTCTTCGGTGCCGGGGCAGCCGCCATAACCCTGATGATAGCATCTGGGGGCACAGCTCCAAACCCATTTAACATAGGCATAGGTCTCCTGGGTGGCCTTGGTGACTGGGTTGCCATAGGTCTCGCATTCGGTTTTGCAATAGCTGCAAGCATATACGCACTGGGAAACATTTCCGGGTGCCATATAAACCCCGCTGTGACCATAGGGCTCTGGTCTGTTAAGAAGTTCCCGGGGCGCGACGTTGTACCCTATATCATTGCACAGCTCCTGGGAGCCGCCTTCGCAAGCTTCATATTCCTCCAGTGTGCGGGTATAACTGCAGCCACCATAGGTGGACTGGGGGCCACAGCACCCTTCCCGGGAATCGGCTACTGGCAGGCCATGCTTGCAGAGACCGTGGGAACATTCCTCCTCATGATCACAATCATGGGCATAGCCGTGGACGAGAGGGCCCCGAAGGGCTTCGCAGGGATCATAATCGGCCTCACAGTTGCAGGTATAATCACAACCATAGGTAACATAACTGGAAGCTCACTTAACCCGGCACGTACCTTCGGCCCATACCTCAATGATATGGTCTTCGCTGGCACCAACCTCTGGAACTACTTCCCCATCTACGTCATAGGACCGGTTGTGGGAGCTGTCCTTGCAGCCCTCACCTACCAGTACCTCACATCAGAATAA
- a CDS encoding glutamate synthase-related protein, which produces MVQILLTEPEKCDGCNKCLEACESVLGRSAIFLNKMDTGYHAIVCQQCVDPSCARGCFRDAIRRENGAVKIDQESCVGCKLCMLMCPIGAITYTDEGMVKCDQQCIEKPGDTPACVAACEQGCLEALDVMEYVNDIQRGFEIKTPSTGSITPSSPSSDLAAATQGLCVFCGTCEIVCPTDAIKIVEDHAEIDKTKCIMCGSCLAACPVLIPTGAGSIWDPRTIADIRYTSKAGKYVLRGFGTERRLPNFDDIIILPAQASIPPVDKYREPCNTSVVLGDRFAEEPLVLQTPVLIAGMSFGALSKESKLAMAKGSSMVGSCANTGEGGMLPEERELADNLMVQYSSGRFGVSSDYLNVADAIEVKIGQGAKPGMGGHLLAEKVSPEVAKIRGIPEGTDALSPARFLDATREGDLAKHIELLREVTDWRVPIVVKLGPGRVYEDVQIAAEAGADVISVDGMEGGTGAAPEVVIEHTGVPTLAALVQAVNGLNDIGLKDEVDLIITGGIRSGADVAKAMAMGADAVYIGTGAMIAMGCRACRMCYTGKCPVGVATQDPVLRERMDVDLAARRVANYIKSMTEEAKMLAQLAGHDDIRKFSPEDLRALDTNTAAITGLKLINQ; this is translated from the coding sequence ATGGTGCAGATACTCTTAACAGAACCTGAAAAATGTGATGGCTGTAACAAGTGCCTTGAGGCATGTGAATCTGTCCTTGGAAGGAGTGCGATTTTCCTCAACAAGATGGACACCGGTTACCATGCCATAGTCTGTCAGCAGTGCGTGGACCCATCCTGTGCAAGGGGCTGCTTCAGGGACGCCATTAGAAGGGAAAACGGTGCAGTTAAAATAGATCAGGAATCCTGTGTCGGCTGCAAGCTCTGCATGCTCATGTGCCCCATCGGTGCCATAACCTACACCGATGAGGGTATGGTAAAGTGTGACCAGCAGTGCATTGAAAAGCCCGGAGACACACCCGCCTGTGTGGCTGCCTGTGAACAGGGCTGTCTTGAGGCCCTGGACGTTATGGAATACGTTAATGACATCCAGAGGGGCTTTGAGATCAAAACTCCCAGTACAGGATCAATAACACCATCATCCCCCTCATCAGACCTTGCAGCAGCAACCCAGGGGCTCTGCGTATTCTGCGGCACCTGTGAAATCGTCTGCCCAACAGATGCCATAAAGATAGTGGAGGACCATGCCGAGATAGATAAGACAAAGTGCATAATGTGCGGTTCATGCCTTGCAGCATGCCCGGTCCTCATACCAACCGGTGCAGGCAGCATATGGGACCCCAGGACAATCGCAGATATAAGGTACACCTCAAAGGCTGGTAAGTACGTCCTCAGGGGATTCGGTACAGAGAGGAGGCTGCCAAACTTTGATGATATAATCATACTCCCTGCCCAGGCATCAATTCCACCAGTTGACAAGTACAGGGAGCCCTGCAACACCAGCGTAGTCCTTGGTGACAGATTTGCAGAGGAACCACTGGTACTCCAGACCCCCGTACTCATTGCAGGTATGTCCTTCGGTGCCCTCAGCAAGGAGAGCAAACTCGCAATGGCCAAGGGGTCATCCATGGTGGGATCCTGCGCCAACACCGGTGAGGGAGGAATGCTCCCTGAGGAGAGGGAACTCGCAGATAACCTCATGGTACAGTACTCAAGTGGAAGATTCGGTGTATCCTCAGATTACCTCAACGTGGCCGATGCAATCGAGGTCAAGATAGGTCAGGGGGCAAAGCCAGGTATGGGTGGACACCTGCTGGCAGAGAAGGTGAGCCCGGAGGTTGCGAAGATCCGTGGGATACCCGAAGGTACTGACGCCCTCAGCCCTGCCCGTTTCCTAGACGCCACAAGGGAGGGTGACCTTGCAAAGCACATAGAACTGCTCAGGGAGGTCACCGACTGGAGGGTGCCCATAGTCGTTAAACTGGGACCCGGACGTGTCTATGAGGATGTGCAGATCGCAGCGGAGGCCGGTGCCGACGTTATCTCAGTGGATGGAATGGAGGGCGGAACCGGGGCAGCCCCAGAGGTTGTGATAGAACATACCGGTGTGCCAACCCTCGCAGCCCTCGTGCAGGCAGTTAATGGTCTCAATGATATAGGGCTGAAGGACGAGGTTGACCTCATAATAACAGGGGGTATCCGCAGCGGTGCCGATGTTGCCAAGGCCATGGCCATGGGAGCCGACGCGGTTTACATAGGTACCGGTGCAATGATTGCAATGGGATGCCGTGCCTGTCGCATGTGCTACACAGGTAAGTGCCCTGTTGGTGTCGCCACGCAGGACCCTGTCCTGAGGGAGAGGATGGACGTGGACCTTGCAGCAAGAAGGGTTGCCAATTACATAAAATCCATGACCGAGGAGGCCAAGATGCTGGCCCAGCTTGCAGGACACGACGATATACGTAAATTCAGTCCAGAGGACCTCAGGGCCCTGGACACCAACACCGCAGCTATAACCGGGCTGAAACTCATAAACCAGTGA
- a CDS encoding tributyrin esterase — protein MTVQEMKIAGDDLTTRDINRKIKDGLNNEIRRFEIESNAELDSIVVGIREEAEFILNGKFGDFIGALNHGPRIEINGKTGRYVGNNMTAGEIVVHGDADDGVGFGTYNGTIVVHGDAGDGIGQLNKGGIIIIDGDIGDLAGLYMLSGDLIITGDSGEDTGDWIIGGNIYVGGDFDGGTNTRIVEMEDSDIRKLAALFEHYSIEASPDEFKKIQRKEIRPFYG, from the coding sequence ATGACTGTTCAGGAAATGAAAATTGCGGGTGATGACCTCACAACAAGGGACATCAACAGGAAGATAAAGGACGGGCTGAACAATGAAATCAGGCGCTTCGAAATAGAAAGCAACGCCGAACTTGACTCCATTGTTGTTGGAATCAGGGAGGAAGCTGAATTTATCCTGAATGGTAAATTCGGTGACTTCATAGGTGCCCTCAACCACGGCCCCAGAATAGAGATAAATGGCAAAACCGGAAGATACGTTGGAAACAACATGACAGCCGGCGAGATAGTGGTCCATGGGGATGCAGATGATGGTGTGGGTTTTGGAACCTACAACGGTACCATCGTTGTCCATGGGGATGCAGGTGATGGTATCGGCCAGCTTAACAAGGGAGGCATCATAATCATAGATGGAGACATCGGAGACCTTGCAGGACTCTACATGTTGAGCGGTGACCTCATAATAACCGGGGACAGCGGAGAGGACACCGGTGACTGGATAATAGGGGGCAACATATACGTCGGAGGTGACTTCGATGGCGGTACCAACACCAGAATCGTTGAGATGGAGGACTCCGATATAAGGAAGCTAGCAGCCCTCTTTGAGCATTACTCAATAGAAGCATCTCCAGATGAGTTTAAGAAAATACAGAGAAAGGAGATACGTCCATTCTACGGTTAG